The proteins below are encoded in one region of Pseudomonas putida S13.1.2:
- a CDS encoding substrate-binding periplasmic protein has product MTLRGTGRVLACMAALVSPLAMAAGKCERLVATGSPDAPPYSWQDPKDPKHLIGANVDLLRQVAGELGVKVEVLNAGRRDQALEEVRSGRMDLLLDTPLQVEQLTALDYIHPPLQLNEYLVWTRHDAELTFEGPADLARYQGSLSERARLTPAFTAFAKAQLKLVPAQNLTQAFQKLVLGQVDYVLAGRYSGMAMAQSLGVSNDLIARGLPVDRPGLYLALSHNSACNDSWLRGQLAKKLTELPISGASEAVLQRNVERWKAQLQVPADAPKH; this is encoded by the coding sequence ATGACGTTGCGCGGAACGGGCAGGGTGCTGGCATGCATGGCGGCGTTGGTGTCGCCACTGGCCATGGCAGCAGGCAAGTGCGAGCGCCTGGTGGCAACCGGCAGCCCTGATGCACCGCCCTATTCGTGGCAGGACCCGAAAGACCCGAAACACCTGATCGGTGCCAACGTGGACCTGTTGCGCCAGGTGGCAGGCGAGCTGGGTGTGAAGGTGGAGGTGCTGAATGCCGGCCGTCGCGATCAGGCCCTGGAGGAAGTGCGCAGCGGGCGAATGGACCTGCTGCTCGATACGCCCCTGCAGGTCGAGCAACTGACCGCGCTGGACTACATCCACCCACCCCTTCAGCTCAACGAGTACCTGGTGTGGACACGCCACGACGCCGAGCTGACCTTCGAGGGCCCGGCAGACCTGGCCAGATACCAGGGCAGCTTGTCCGAGCGCGCGCGCCTGACCCCGGCCTTTACCGCGTTTGCCAAGGCCCAGTTGAAGCTGGTGCCGGCGCAGAACCTGACCCAGGCGTTCCAGAAACTGGTGCTTGGCCAGGTGGACTATGTACTCGCCGGCCGTTATTCGGGCATGGCCATGGCCCAGAGCCTGGGTGTGAGCAATGACCTGATCGCCCGCGGCCTGCCGGTGGATCGGCCAGGCCTGTACCTGGCGCTTTCGCACAACTCGGCATGCAATGACAGCTGGTTGCGTGGGCAACTCGCAAAAAAACTGACAGAATTGCCGATCTCCGGTGCGTCCGAGGCCGTCCTGCAACGTAATGTCGAGCGCTGGAAAGCGCAACTGCAGGTGCCGGCGGACGCCCCCAAACACTAG
- a CDS encoding DUF4398 domain-containing protein, with protein MRTQPLILALAVLGLAGCANDPAPDEQMRISEQALEQARAVGATEQVETLKLAEDKLDRAKANMLTQDYRDARMRAEQAELDARLAEAQVLNLKSEEQLQLLQSRVKRLRKQLEVQP; from the coding sequence GTGAGAACCCAACCACTAATCCTTGCCTTGGCCGTGCTCGGCCTGGCTGGCTGCGCCAATGATCCGGCCCCTGACGAGCAGATGCGCATTTCCGAGCAGGCACTGGAACAGGCCAGGGCCGTAGGTGCCACCGAGCAGGTCGAAACGCTGAAGCTGGCTGAAGACAAGCTGGACCGTGCCAAGGCCAACATGCTGACCCAAGACTACCGTGATGCGCGCATGCGCGCCGAGCAGGCCGAACTGGATGCTCGCCTGGCCGAGGCCCAGGTACTGAACCTGAAGAGCGAAGAGCAGCTGCAACTGCTGCAGTCGCGGGTCAAACGCTTGCGCAAGCAACTGGAGGTGCAGCCATGA